In a genomic window of Pedobacter sp. KBS0701:
- the pruA gene encoding L-glutamate gamma-semialdehyde dehydrogenase, with product MLKGFFNVPTPVNEPINSYAPGTKERSLLKEAIAEARAKQLDIPMFIGGQEVHTKNKKKVVAPHDHQHVLASFSYGDKNHVKQAIDAALTAKADWEALAWEHRAAIFMKAADLFATKYRYQINAATMLGQSKNAYQAEIDAACELVDFLRFNVSYMQDIYGQQPPVSPNGMWNRTEQRPLEGFIFALTPFNFTAIAGNLPACVAMMGNVVVWKPADTQVYAANVIMNVFREAGLPDGVINLIFADGPEVGDVVFNHADFAGIHFTGSTKVFQEIWKTIGTNIHKYKSYPRIVGETGGKDFILVHPSADVAASVTAIVRGAFEYQGQKCSAASRTYIPKSLWPEIKKLMIRDLASFKMGGTEDFCNFINAVIDERSFDKLAKYIDQAKKDKGVEVIAGGNYDKSKGYFIEPTVLVVDDPKYTTMCEELFGPVLSVYVYEDEEFDQILEIIDTTSPYALTGAILSQDRYAIEKASYALRNSAGNFYINDKCTGAVVGQQPFGGARGSGTNDKAGAMINLLRWVSPRTIKETFNPPTDYRYPFLAED from the coding sequence ATGCTTAAAGGATTTTTTAACGTACCTACCCCGGTTAACGAGCCCATTAATAGCTATGCACCAGGCACAAAAGAACGTTCGCTTTTAAAAGAAGCTATTGCCGAGGCGCGTGCTAAACAATTGGATATTCCGATGTTTATTGGCGGACAAGAGGTACATACTAAAAATAAAAAGAAAGTTGTAGCTCCACATGATCATCAACATGTACTGGCTTCCTTTAGTTATGGCGATAAAAACCATGTAAAACAAGCCATAGATGCTGCTTTGACTGCCAAGGCAGATTGGGAAGCTTTAGCCTGGGAACATAGAGCTGCTATTTTTATGAAAGCTGCTGATTTGTTTGCTACAAAATACCGCTACCAAATTAATGCGGCAACCATGCTTGGGCAAAGTAAAAACGCCTATCAGGCTGAAATTGATGCCGCTTGCGAACTGGTGGATTTTTTGCGTTTTAACGTAAGTTATATGCAGGATATTTATGGCCAACAGCCACCGGTATCTCCAAATGGCATGTGGAACAGAACAGAACAACGTCCTTTAGAGGGATTTATATTTGCTTTAACACCTTTCAACTTTACTGCAATTGCTGGTAATTTACCTGCTTGTGTAGCCATGATGGGTAATGTGGTGGTGTGGAAACCTGCAGATACCCAGGTTTATGCGGCTAATGTAATTATGAATGTTTTTCGCGAAGCAGGCTTACCTGACGGCGTAATTAATCTTATTTTTGCAGATGGTCCTGAAGTTGGCGATGTGGTTTTTAATCATGCTGATTTTGCAGGCATTCACTTTACAGGCTCAACAAAAGTTTTTCAGGAAATTTGGAAAACAATTGGAACAAACATCCATAAATATAAATCATACCCTCGCATCGTTGGCGAAACTGGTGGTAAAGATTTTATCCTGGTTCATCCAAGTGCAGATGTTGCTGCTTCAGTTACTGCAATTGTTAGGGGCGCGTTCGAATATCAGGGACAAAAATGTTCTGCAGCCAGCCGTACTTATATTCCAAAAAGCCTGTGGCCTGAGATTAAAAAATTAATGATCAGAGATTTAGCTTCATTTAAAATGGGCGGAACAGAAGATTTCTGTAACTTTATTAATGCCGTTATTGATGAGCGTTCTTTTGATAAACTGGCTAAATATATCGATCAGGCTAAAAAAGATAAAGGTGTAGAAGTTATTGCCGGTGGAAACTATGACAAGAGCAAAGGTTATTTCATCGAACCTACTGTTTTAGTGGTTGATGATCCGAAATATACCACCATGTGTGAGGAACTTTTTGGTCCGGTATTATCTGTTTACGTATACGAAGATGAGGAATTTGACCAGATTTTAGAAATAATCGATACCACTTCACCCTATGCCTTAACAGGAGCTATTTTATCACAAGATAGATATGCTATAGAAAAAGCCAGTTATGCTTTACGCAACTCTGCTGGTAATTTTTACATTAACGATAAATGTACAGGTGCCGTAGTTGGGCAACAACCATTTGGCGGAGCAAGAGGATCAGGTACCAATGATAAAGCCGGGGCAATGATTAATTTATTGCGTTGGGTTTCTCCACGTACCATTAAAGAAACTTTTAATCCTCCAACTGATTACCGTTATCCCTTCTTAGCAGAAGATTAA
- the can gene encoding carbonate dehydratase, translated as MCAKTIDTEDITYENLLQGNKDWVKDTIDNDPAFFDKLSEGQSPPVLWIGCSDSRVPANQITNTRPGDIFVHRNIANVVVHTDMNLLSVLDYSINVLKVKHVIVCGHYGCGGVKAALGNKQVGIIDNWLRNIRDVYRTHEREMATIKDPEQRFDRLVELNAIEGAANVTNTSIVQSAWANGQELAVHAWVYSLKTGIIKDLKVTCTCLDDVAPAFKVG; from the coding sequence ATGTGCGCAAAAACAATAGATACAGAAGATATAACTTACGAGAACTTATTACAGGGTAATAAAGACTGGGTTAAAGATACAATAGACAACGATCCTGCCTTTTTTGATAAATTATCAGAAGGCCAGAGCCCACCGGTTTTATGGATTGGCTGTTCAGATAGCCGTGTACCGGCCAACCAGATTACGAATACCAGACCTGGTGACATTTTTGTACATAGAAATATAGCCAATGTGGTTGTACATACCGATATGAACCTGCTTTCAGTACTGGATTATTCTATTAATGTATTAAAGGTTAAACATGTTATTGTTTGCGGCCATTATGGTTGCGGTGGTGTTAAAGCTGCTTTGGGTAATAAACAAGTGGGTATTATTGACAACTGGCTGAGAAATATCCGCGATGTGTACCGTACACACGAACGTGAGATGGCTACCATTAAAGATCCGGAGCAACGTTTTGACCGTTTAGTGGAGTTAAACGCCATCGAGGGTGCAGCAAATGTGACCAATACTTCGATTGTACAAAGTGCCTGGGCAAATGGACAGGAATTAGCTGTACATGCCTGGGTTTATAGCCTGAAAACAGGAATCATCAAAGACCTGAAAGTAACTTGTACTTGTCTTGATGATGTTGCCCCTGCATTTAAGGTAGGATAA